A DNA window from Luteibaculum oceani contains the following coding sequences:
- a CDS encoding glycosyltransferase family 2 protein produces MDLSVVVVNYNVKHFLEQCLKSVEIAAKGLNTEVFVVDNNSVDGSQAMVKKLFPWVKLIESKENLGFSRGNNLAIRQASGKYVLLLNPDTVVQEDTFKLCFDHCEADPSIGGLGVKMIDGSGKYLPESKRGLPAPWTAFYKMVGLCSLFPKSQRFARYYMGHLSKDENHPIEVLSGAYMWMRKESLDKIGLLDESFFMYGEDIDLSFRILKGGYKNFYLANTKIIHYKGESTKKGSLNYVRVFYQAMILYAQKHFKGQHARLFIGLIKLAVYFKAIFALIKNAFSALWKPLIEFALLLILLSFYLTQYSGYSEKVFPELVNQWAPSVIGALVVFNFLIVGSYKRSGGYAKLVKGVAFSVLSLGFIYSLLPETMRFSRLFVLSSPLVGFLPILILRSLTDRFGVTQYFKPWKTVTLVVGDKENTESFIQKLPKDSQYDRCLSWNPNLEEKSLKTLELELAEWVKINRIDEVIFLNSDIKNETIITLMSMELPRTVHFKIVPREADFVIGSGSKDHRGELQYIEPEPLFSRSARLKKRLVDYAISLNVLVLLPYLVFRNNPLKLAVNLFLVIRGKYTWIGLNEEFTTNLIHQKSFKGIIPVANPALEKEQILLLNRNYCKNYQLNTDFNLFWQNLAQLDSAIET; encoded by the coding sequence ATGGATTTAAGCGTAGTTGTAGTCAATTATAATGTAAAGCACTTCCTAGAACAGTGCCTTAAATCAGTTGAAATAGCTGCCAAAGGTCTCAACACCGAAGTTTTTGTTGTCGATAATAATTCCGTGGATGGCTCCCAAGCCATGGTTAAAAAGTTATTTCCTTGGGTTAAGCTTATTGAGTCTAAGGAAAATTTGGGCTTTAGTAGAGGTAACAATCTAGCTATACGGCAAGCCTCAGGAAAATATGTATTGCTTCTTAACCCAGACACGGTGGTACAAGAAGACACCTTTAAACTGTGCTTCGATCATTGCGAAGCAGACCCTAGTATTGGAGGGTTGGGGGTTAAAATGATTGATGGTTCAGGTAAGTATTTACCTGAATCTAAACGAGGACTTCCCGCGCCTTGGACCGCCTTCTATAAAATGGTGGGATTATGCTCTCTATTTCCCAAATCACAAAGATTTGCCCGCTATTACATGGGGCATTTATCTAAAGATGAAAACCACCCCATTGAAGTACTTTCTGGTGCCTACATGTGGATGCGCAAAGAATCTTTAGATAAAATCGGGCTGTTAGATGAATCCTTTTTTATGTATGGCGAAGACATCGACTTGTCTTTCCGTATTCTAAAAGGTGGATACAAGAACTTTTATCTGGCGAACACCAAAATCATTCACTACAAAGGAGAGAGTACCAAAAAGGGTAGCTTGAATTACGTAAGGGTGTTTTATCAGGCCATGATTTTATATGCTCAAAAGCATTTTAAAGGCCAGCATGCTAGGTTATTTATTGGTCTTATAAAGCTTGCCGTTTATTTCAAAGCCATATTCGCGCTTATTAAAAACGCTTTTTCGGCGCTTTGGAAACCGCTGATTGAATTTGCTTTATTGCTGATATTATTGAGTTTTTACCTCACTCAATATTCTGGATATTCCGAAAAGGTTTTCCCAGAACTTGTAAATCAATGGGCACCGTCGGTTATTGGTGCTTTGGTGGTATTTAACTTTCTAATTGTTGGATCCTACAAAAGGTCTGGCGGTTATGCTAAATTGGTAAAAGGAGTTGCCTTTAGTGTCTTAAGCCTCGGATTTATCTATAGTTTACTGCCAGAAACTATGCGTTTTTCGAGATTATTTGTGCTAAGCTCTCCTTTAGTAGGGTTCCTTCCAATTCTAATATTGAGATCGCTTACAGATCGTTTTGGAGTTACCCAATATTTTAAGCCCTGGAAAACCGTTACACTCGTTGTTGGTGATAAGGAAAACACCGAAAGTTTCATTCAAAAACTCCCAAAAGATTCACAATATGACAGATGCCTGTCATGGAACCCAAATTTGGAGGAAAAATCGCTAAAAACACTAGAGTTGGAACTAGCGGAATGGGTAAAAATCAATAGGATTGATGAGGTTATCTTTTTGAACAGTGATATCAAAAATGAAACCATTATTACCCTGATGTCGATGGAATTGCCGCGAACGGTGCATTTTAAAATTGTTCCTCGCGAAGCCGATTTTGTAATTGGTTCTGGATCTAAAGATCATCGAGGAGAATTACAATATATAGAACCTGAACCCCTGTTTAGCAGAAGCGCAAGATTAAAAAAGCGTTTGGTAGATTATGCTATCAGCTTAAATGTACTGGTATTGCTCCCCTACTTGGTTTTTAGAAACAACCCTTTAAAACTAGCAGTAAACCTGTTTTTAGTTATCAGAGGAAAGTACACTTGGATAGGATTGAACGAGGAATTTACTACGAACTTGATTCATCAAAAATCCTTTAAGGGTATCATCCCAGTGGCCAATCCGGCCCTCGAAAAGGAGCAAATTCTACTGTTAAATAGAAATTATTGCAAGAATTATCAATTAAATACAGATTTCAATCTATTTTGGCAAAACTTAGCGCAACTGGATAGCGCAATAGAAACTTAG
- the recR gene encoding recombination mediator RecR, translated as MSEDHIPSKHVLKAVEQLSSLPSVGRKSALRLVLHMLKWDADRIEAFANSMKDLATEVKYCERCFNLSDSTLCNICASPHRNQELICIVETIKDVMAIEATKQFNGLYHVLGGVISPLEGIGPSDVNIDSLLKRVQEEGTKEVILALNATMEGDTTAFYLHKKLNPLCAEISTLARGISFGDELEYADEISLGRSIQNRTPFDKADR; from the coding sequence ATGTCGGAGGACCACATACCATCTAAACACGTTTTAAAAGCAGTTGAGCAATTGTCTTCCCTCCCTTCGGTAGGAAGAAAATCTGCTTTGCGTCTCGTACTGCACATGTTAAAATGGGATGCGGATAGAATTGAGGCATTTGCCAACAGCATGAAAGATTTGGCAACTGAGGTTAAATACTGCGAACGCTGTTTCAATTTATCAGATAGTACTTTGTGTAATATCTGTGCTTCTCCCCACCGAAATCAGGAACTTATTTGCATTGTAGAAACCATAAAAGATGTAATGGCCATAGAGGCTACCAAACAATTTAATGGACTTTACCACGTTTTGGGTGGGGTAATTTCACCCTTAGAGGGTATTGGCCCTAGCGATGTTAACATAGACTCGCTTTTAAAACGGGTACAAGAAGAAGGAACAAAGGAGGTTATTTTAGCCTTAAATGCAACAATGGAAGGCGATACAACGGCATTTTACCTTCACAAAAAATTAAATCCGCTTTGCGCTGAGATCAGCACCTTAGCTAGAGGAATTAGTTTTGGGGATGAGTTGGAATATGCCGATGAAATCTCTTTGGGAAGATCCATCCAAAATAGAACCCCTTTTGATAAAGCCGATCGCTAA
- a CDS encoding dihydrolipoamide acetyltransferase family protein produces MGKIEILLPKMGESVAEATVTGIVAEVGATVEADDPIIEIATDKVDSEVPAPEDGTIVEILVAEGDVVEVGKPIAIMEVEGAGDSAGAAPSAPKQEPVAEKAAAKIEEDIQAVEENIGKTGPSGKFYSPLVRSIAKEENISMAELEQIEGTGAQGRVTKDDILAYVENRSNGSAPAAAPAPSKPAASSAPAKKAAPSPEIKAPAVSVSGSDEIQEMGRMRKLIADHMVMSKRVSPHVTSFVEADVTNLVQWRDRVKKDFLKREGEKITFTPIFIEAIANAIKEFPEINISVKDDNKIVYRKNINVGMATALPSGDLIVPVIKNADRYNLVGLTKEVNDLANRARINKLKPEEIQDGTYTVTNVGSFGNVFGTPIINQPQVAIMAVGAIKKKPAVIETPSGDMIGIRHFMMLSHSYDHRVVDGALGGKFVRRVADLLESFDPNREI; encoded by the coding sequence ATGGGAAAGATAGAGATATTACTTCCGAAAATGGGAGAGAGTGTTGCAGAGGCAACCGTTACTGGAATTGTAGCAGAGGTTGGTGCTACTGTGGAGGCAGATGACCCAATAATTGAAATCGCTACAGATAAAGTAGATAGCGAGGTTCCTGCTCCAGAAGATGGGACAATAGTTGAAATTTTAGTTGCTGAAGGCGATGTTGTAGAGGTTGGAAAACCAATCGCCATTATGGAAGTTGAAGGTGCTGGCGATAGTGCTGGAGCTGCTCCAAGTGCACCAAAACAAGAGCCTGTTGCCGAAAAAGCTGCAGCGAAAATCGAAGAAGATATTCAGGCAGTTGAAGAAAATATAGGAAAAACAGGTCCTTCAGGTAAATTCTATAGCCCTCTTGTGCGCTCCATTGCGAAAGAGGAAAATATCAGCATGGCTGAGTTGGAACAAATAGAAGGTACTGGTGCTCAAGGAAGAGTTACCAAGGATGATATCTTAGCATATGTAGAAAACCGATCTAATGGTTCCGCTCCTGCTGCTGCACCAGCTCCAAGTAAACCAGCTGCATCGAGTGCACCAGCCAAGAAGGCTGCACCTAGCCCTGAAATAAAAGCTCCAGCTGTATCAGTTTCTGGTTCAGATGAAATTCAGGAAATGGGAAGAATGAGAAAGCTTATTGCAGACCACATGGTAATGTCTAAGCGAGTATCTCCTCACGTAACTTCATTCGTAGAGGCCGATGTTACTAACTTGGTGCAATGGAGAGATAGAGTTAAAAAAGATTTCCTTAAAAGAGAAGGAGAAAAAATCACCTTCACTCCTATTTTCATCGAGGCCATTGCAAATGCCATTAAGGAGTTTCCAGAAATCAATATTTCGGTTAAAGACGATAACAAAATCGTTTACCGCAAAAACATCAACGTTGGTATGGCCACAGCCCTTCCAAGTGGTGACTTAATCGTTCCGGTTATCAAAAATGCAGACCGCTATAACCTTGTTGGATTAACCAAAGAGGTAAACGATCTTGCCAACCGTGCTAGAATAAACAAATTGAAACCAGAAGAGATTCAAGATGGAACCTACACTGTAACCAATGTTGGGTCCTTTGGAAATGTTTTTGGCACTCCAATTATTAACCAGCCACAGGTTGCAATTATGGCGGTTGGAGCCATCAAGAAAAAACCTGCGGTTATCGAAACACCAAGTGGTGATATGATTGGTATTCGTCATTTTATGATGTTGTCACACTCATACGACCACAGGGTTGTGGACGGAGCCTTAGGAGGTAAATTTGTTAGAAGAGTTGCAGATTTACTGGAATCCTTCGACCCCAACAGAGAGATTTAA
- a CDS encoding PD40 domain-containing protein: protein MNKVLGLVIAFCMFSFAGHAQIFSINKDGKKDKKDSKKSSKTEEKSDENSSLTNPNIDAAAIRFLDSLGVEMSGGDKSDSSKKGFTLSTFNPFNSKERIEEGEYTFPEPITVDEITAAEYRAYLIRKSKDIRQDKPGIPIKAAADRYQLQAIRNAKGNELMYQGFYDHAYFVFDQMLSVNPNLKGVQFNAGYCVLNGYGDPARALPYLKSAVLNTTYKPTVPYFEYAPTEAIYWLGVAYHRLGDLEEAERKYKLFLSVTKKGGIGYDDAVLSLEQLNSAKQYLVNPGNGKVINAESINTPYAEIAPRTYNFNGNLLFASARISPNEINDTTWFNSKLARADFDIYTAERNVYLEWENPKKSRISGPYDDYPVFVDENGSKVAYFNGKDANSDIFQAKGQNNAWKEPVRVFTNQQSQAWSPFASISPDGKMAIFSMRAEDGYGGLDLYFTRKDDYGQWSDPVNLGENINSPYDETTPSFHPNGKAFFFSSNRPESMGGYDIFKSTINEMGIFSSPTNMKPPVNSFFDDLYFSFSADGTYGFLSRNGGKQHKGDFDIYEVNFKAINFSLNQSEDRYRGLEDAKSNSVGNTYVRVNNLLTKTAERISKSERTGKYYIILQPCTGYRLEFVENNKVTKQETFSTSCNLGLDDRKLELSQTDFGNIELTLKQRSLRKDLESEYSRSGRKLKWQVFVDNVPYGKPNMEVNLLDRNGNIIKSFSTDPYGRFDFNLIPESTDYIFEVQVEDNSICHRLKVVLKREDVMLQDYTYPVHQCFK from the coding sequence ATGAATAAAGTTCTAGGCCTTGTAATTGCCTTTTGTATGTTTTCTTTCGCTGGGCACGCCCAGATTTTTTCCATCAATAAAGATGGAAAGAAAGATAAAAAGGACAGTAAGAAATCGAGTAAAACTGAGGAAAAGTCAGATGAAAACTCATCTTTGACCAATCCTAACATTGATGCAGCTGCAATAAGATTTCTTGACAGCCTAGGAGTTGAAATGTCTGGGGGTGACAAGTCGGATTCTTCCAAAAAGGGATTTACCCTATCTACTTTTAACCCCTTTAATTCTAAGGAACGAATTGAGGAAGGTGAATATACCTTTCCCGAACCTATTACTGTAGATGAAATTACGGCTGCAGAATATAGAGCTTACCTCATTAGAAAAAGTAAGGATATAAGGCAAGATAAACCGGGTATTCCTATTAAGGCCGCGGCGGATAGATACCAATTGCAAGCCATTAGAAATGCAAAAGGAAACGAGCTAATGTACCAAGGTTTTTACGACCATGCTTACTTCGTTTTCGATCAAATGTTATCGGTAAACCCTAATCTAAAAGGGGTTCAATTTAACGCTGGATATTGTGTACTAAATGGATACGGGGATCCAGCTCGTGCCCTTCCCTACCTTAAAAGTGCTGTATTAAATACAACCTATAAACCAACTGTCCCTTACTTTGAATACGCCCCAACTGAGGCCATTTATTGGTTAGGAGTGGCATATCATCGCTTGGGTGATTTAGAGGAAGCTGAAAGAAAGTATAAACTCTTTTTATCGGTAACTAAAAAAGGCGGAATTGGATACGACGATGCCGTTCTTTCCTTAGAACAACTCAATAGTGCCAAACAATACCTTGTAAATCCAGGTAACGGTAAGGTAATTAACGCCGAATCTATCAACACTCCATACGCCGAAATAGCTCCAAGGACCTATAATTTCAATGGAAACTTACTTTTTGCCTCTGCAAGAATTTCTCCTAATGAAATTAATGATACCACTTGGTTTAACAGCAAATTGGCTCGAGCAGATTTTGACATATACACGGCTGAACGAAACGTGTACTTAGAATGGGAAAATCCAAAGAAGAGCCGTATTTCTGGTCCTTACGATGATTATCCTGTTTTCGTAGATGAAAATGGCTCTAAAGTGGCATATTTCAATGGTAAGGACGCCAATAGTGACATTTTCCAAGCTAAAGGACAAAATAATGCCTGGAAAGAACCGGTAAGAGTTTTTACTAACCAACAATCTCAAGCTTGGTCACCTTTTGCTAGCATTTCTCCAGATGGAAAAATGGCAATCTTTTCCATGCGCGCTGAAGATGGTTATGGTGGACTAGACCTTTACTTCACTCGTAAAGACGATTACGGCCAGTGGTCGGATCCAGTTAACCTTGGTGAAAATATTAATTCGCCATACGACGAAACTACTCCTTCTTTTCATCCAAACGGAAAAGCATTCTTTTTCTCAAGTAATAGACCTGAGTCTATGGGTGGATACGATATCTTTAAGTCGACCATAAACGAGATGGGAATTTTCTCTTCTCCTACCAATATGAAGCCACCGGTTAATTCCTTCTTCGACGATCTTTACTTTTCGTTTAGTGCGGATGGAACTTATGGCTTTTTATCTAGAAATGGAGGGAAACAACACAAAGGAGATTTCGATATCTACGAGGTAAATTTCAAAGCCATTAACTTCTCTTTAAATCAATCTGAAGATAGATACAGAGGACTAGAAGATGCAAAAAGCAACTCGGTTGGAAACACCTATGTTCGGGTAAATAACTTATTAACTAAAACTGCAGAACGCATAAGCAAATCGGAGCGCACAGGTAAATATTACATCATTCTACAACCCTGTACAGGCTACCGATTGGAGTTTGTTGAAAACAACAAAGTTACTAAGCAGGAAACCTTTAGTACATCATGTAACCTTGGGTTAGACGATAGAAAATTAGAATTATCTCAAACCGATTTCGGAAATATCGAACTTACACTGAAGCAAAGAAGCTTGAGAAAGGATTTGGAATCTGAATATTCTAGAAGCGGCAGGAAATTAAAGTGGCAAGTATTTGTAGATAATGTCCCCTATGGCAAACCCAACATGGAAGTAAACCTTTTGGATAGGAATGGGAACATCATAAAGTCTTTCAGCACAGACCCCTATGGAAGGTTCGATTTTAACCTTATCCCAGAATCCACTGATTACATTTTTGAGGTACAGGTAGAAGACAACTCCATTTGCCACAGGCTAAAAGTGGTACTTAAAAGAGAAGATGTGATGTTACAGGATTATACTTATCCTGTGCATCAGTGCTTTAAATAA
- a CDS encoding S8 family peptidase — protein MAALKKWKNIKWTLWLASSLGLVISTFGQSPHNLKFTKIPVANRVSGIDIAIFDAGFKGAEGFPWFQKIVSEGRLKGTYNLVNPKEGVYNYSDHGLKVLSIIEGDDSLFYGASPGANYYLFVTEDVFTESRKEESYWAQAFEMADSLGVDIINSSLSYTEFDDSTQNYTHEELDGKTALISKVARRALNKDILLISSSGNYANDPWNHIGFPADADSILTVGAIDSSGVITQFSSYGSTVDGRVKPEIVAVGQHSFCYHAERGFGTSSGTSFSAPVITGFAAQLLNFFPKSSKVEIWSAMLRSAQHYPNALEKYGYGVPNFDKAKQLLEKQELGKIQLYPNPVKPGGYLSLTTTGFKGVKILDSRGRLLFDSKLSDGAKIEIPAYVEAGLYVVILSDLNGNIVSRLIQVES, from the coding sequence ATGGCAGCCTTAAAAAAGTGGAAGAATATAAAATGGACACTTTGGTTAGCAAGTAGTCTTGGGCTTGTTATATCTACATTTGGGCAAAGCCCTCACAATTTAAAATTCACTAAAATACCTGTCGCCAATAGGGTGTCTGGTATAGATATTGCCATTTTTGATGCCGGTTTTAAGGGGGCAGAAGGCTTTCCTTGGTTTCAAAAAATTGTAAGTGAAGGCCGGTTAAAAGGAACCTATAATTTGGTGAATCCGAAGGAAGGCGTTTATAACTACTCGGATCATGGGCTAAAGGTATTGTCCATTATTGAGGGTGATGATAGTCTATTTTATGGCGCATCGCCCGGCGCAAATTATTACCTGTTTGTGACCGAAGATGTTTTCACAGAAAGTAGAAAGGAAGAGTCTTACTGGGCACAAGCTTTCGAAATGGCAGACTCACTTGGGGTGGACATTATCAACAGCTCATTAAGCTACACCGAGTTCGATGATTCTACCCAAAATTACACCCACGAGGAATTAGATGGTAAAACGGCCTTGATTAGTAAGGTTGCAAGACGGGCTTTAAACAAGGACATTCTTTTGATTTCTTCATCTGGAAATTACGCCAACGATCCATGGAACCACATTGGGTTTCCTGCAGATGCTGACTCCATTTTAACCGTGGGAGCCATAGATAGCTCTGGTGTAATTACTCAATTTAGTAGTTACGGAAGCACGGTAGATGGAAGAGTAAAGCCAGAGATTGTGGCCGTAGGGCAACACAGTTTTTGTTACCATGCAGAAAGGGGCTTTGGAACATCCAGTGGTACCTCATTCTCCGCGCCAGTAATAACCGGTTTTGCGGCACAGCTTTTGAATTTTTTTCCAAAAAGTAGTAAGGTAGAAATTTGGTCGGCCATGTTAAGGTCAGCCCAGCATTACCCCAATGCATTGGAAAAATATGGTTACGGAGTTCCTAATTTTGATAAAGCTAAGCAACTGCTTGAAAAACAGGAGCTTGGGAAAATTCAACTGTACCCAAATCCCGTTAAACCGGGCGGTTATTTATCCTTAACAACTACGGGATTTAAAGGGGTGAAAATATTGGATAGCAGGGGAAGGTTGCTCTTTGATTCCAAGCTTTCTGATGGTGCTAAAATTGAAATTCCCGCCTACGTGGAAGCTGGACTTTATGTGGTTATATTATCGGATTTAAACGGGAATATCGTTAGCAGATTAATTCAAGTAGAATCTTAA
- a CDS encoding fumarylacetoacetate hydrolase family protein, translated as MKIICVGRNYAAHAAELKNEVPTEPVLFCKPDTALLPKSHPFVYPDFTKNLHFEGELVVKINRLGKNIDEKFAHRYYSEIGLGIDFTARDVQQKCKEKGLPWEKAKAFDYSAPVSQKFLPVGDIENTRFKIYKNGELVQDGNSSLMLFGVNKLISYISQFFTLKIGDLIFTGTPAGVGPVEIGDELVGELEGEKILQVKVY; from the coding sequence ATGAAGATCATCTGTGTTGGAAGAAACTATGCTGCACACGCCGCAGAGTTAAAAAATGAAGTTCCTACCGAACCTGTTTTATTTTGCAAACCCGATACGGCCTTACTACCAAAGAGCCACCCTTTCGTTTATCCAGATTTCACTAAAAACCTGCATTTTGAGGGAGAATTAGTGGTTAAAATCAATCGTTTAGGGAAAAACATAGACGAAAAATTCGCCCATCGCTACTATAGTGAGATAGGTTTGGGTATAGATTTTACAGCTCGCGATGTACAGCAGAAGTGCAAGGAAAAAGGTTTGCCTTGGGAAAAAGCCAAAGCCTTTGATTACTCCGCTCCGGTAAGTCAAAAATTTCTTCCTGTTGGAGATATAGAGAATACTCGATTTAAGATTTACAAGAATGGTGAGTTGGTTCAGGATGGAAACTCATCGCTAATGTTATTCGGCGTAAATAAGCTTATTTCCTACATTTCTCAATTCTTTACTCTAAAAATTGGAGATCTAATTTTTACTGGAACGCCAGCTGGTGTGGGTCCTGTTGAAATTGGAGATGAATTGGTCGGAGAATTAGAAGGTGAAAAAATTCTTCAGGTAAAGGTGTATTAG
- a CDS encoding sodium:solute symporter, protein MSSTVIIILIAAYFLLLLFIAKITSKNADEASFFIGNKSSKWYVVAFGMIGASLSGVTFISVPGWVGSSAMTYFQVVLGYLLGYVFISFILMPLYYRLNLTSIYTFLGKNLGKPGNQAGASFFLFSRILGAAFRLYLVCLVLKSFVLVDFNIPFPVIALISIALIWLYTNKGGIKTIIWTDTLQTAFMLVAIALAFWQLSSAMNFGVFEAVGAIFESDYSNAFVFDDINSKQNFWKQFLGGALITITMTGMDQDMMQKNLSCKNIGDAQKNMLSFAGVLVFVNLLFLGFGALMFMYIDAGNFGADQWSKSDEIFPALALSGNLGMAVAIFFILGLIAAAYSSADSALTSLTTSLYVDFLEDKKDTPVQAKKKRRVIHVGISVALFLVIVIFEKLADSSVIDQLLTVAGYTYGPILGMFIFCLTSQKNLANKPWAIWVAAIAAPFLTYAIKAGLETSAPNYQIGYELLLLNGLINYGLLMLFGVNSPRLQTQNKPPATTIG, encoded by the coding sequence ATGAGCTCAACCGTTATTATTATTCTAATTGCAGCCTATTTTTTGCTGCTTCTTTTTATAGCTAAAATCACCTCCAAAAATGCCGACGAAGCTTCCTTTTTTATCGGGAATAAATCTTCTAAATGGTATGTAGTTGCCTTTGGAATGATAGGTGCTTCTCTTTCTGGGGTAACCTTTATTTCTGTTCCCGGTTGGGTAGGAAGTAGTGCTATGACCTATTTTCAGGTGGTTTTAGGGTATTTATTGGGATATGTTTTTATATCATTTATTCTAATGCCGTTATACTATCGACTTAATTTAACATCCATCTACACCTTTCTTGGAAAAAATTTGGGGAAGCCCGGAAATCAGGCTGGAGCGTCGTTTTTTCTATTTTCTAGGATTCTTGGGGCAGCATTTAGATTATACCTAGTATGCCTAGTACTTAAGAGTTTTGTATTGGTAGATTTTAATATCCCATTTCCTGTGATAGCGCTAATAAGCATCGCGCTAATCTGGCTCTACACCAATAAAGGTGGTATTAAAACCATTATTTGGACAGATACCCTCCAAACCGCGTTTATGTTAGTGGCGATTGCCTTAGCATTTTGGCAGTTGAGTAGTGCTATGAATTTTGGTGTTTTCGAAGCGGTTGGGGCAATTTTTGAAAGCGACTATAGCAATGCGTTTGTTTTTGATGATATCAATTCCAAACAAAATTTCTGGAAACAATTTTTAGGCGGAGCATTGATTACTATTACCATGACAGGGATGGATCAAGATATGATGCAAAAGAATTTGAGCTGTAAAAACATTGGAGATGCCCAAAAGAACATGCTCAGTTTTGCTGGGGTATTGGTGTTTGTAAACTTGTTATTCCTTGGATTTGGAGCTTTGATGTTTATGTATATCGATGCGGGAAATTTTGGAGCCGACCAATGGAGCAAGTCCGATGAGATTTTTCCAGCCTTGGCGCTTTCTGGTAATTTGGGAATGGCAGTGGCCATCTTTTTTATTCTGGGTCTAATTGCTGCGGCTTATTCTTCCGCAGATTCTGCCCTTACTTCTTTAACTACATCCTTATATGTAGATTTTTTAGAGGATAAAAAGGATACTCCCGTGCAAGCGAAAAAGAAAAGGCGGGTTATCCATGTAGGAATTTCTGTCGCCCTATTTTTAGTAATCGTAATTTTCGAAAAACTGGCGGACTCCAGTGTGATTGATCAGTTGTTAACGGTGGCAGGATACACTTATGGTCCAATTTTAGGGATGTTTATTTTCTGCCTTACGTCTCAGAAAAATCTTGCAAATAAACCTTGGGCGATTTGGGTAGCGGCCATAGCGGCTCCCTTTTTAACCTATGCTATAAAAGCAGGATTGGAAACCAGTGCACCCAATTATCAAATAGGATACGAGCTCCTGCTGCTAAATGGACTGATCAATTACGGATTGTTGATGTTGTTTGGGGTTAATTCACCCCGTTTACAAACACAGAATAAACCACCAGCGACGACGATAGGATAG
- a CDS encoding 3'-5' exonuclease, producing the protein MQLQLDRPLAVFDLETTGINQAADRIVEIGIIKLHPDGKREQFYSLVNPEMIIPDHAAKIHGITNKKVALEPTFEALAPKIAEFLEGCDLGGFNSNKFDIPVLHEEFSRVGFPFTLEGRRLIDAQVIFHRMEERTLSAAYKFYCDKDLENAHSALADSEATLDVLLAQVERYQELPKSSAELHEFSRGKSKKLDMAGRFALNDEDVPVFNFGKHRGKPVEDVLKDEPGYYGWMLNAEFPQNTKDVLKKIKEQIDQKNSTK; encoded by the coding sequence ATGCAATTACAATTAGACCGTCCTTTGGCGGTATTCGATTTAGAAACTACGGGAATTAATCAAGCAGCCGATCGCATTGTAGAGATCGGAATTATAAAGCTACACCCCGATGGGAAACGGGAGCAGTTTTATAGTCTTGTAAACCCCGAAATGATTATTCCGGATCACGCCGCTAAAATCCACGGTATTACCAATAAAAAAGTAGCATTGGAACCAACTTTTGAAGCTTTGGCACCTAAAATTGCCGAGTTTTTAGAGGGATGTGATTTGGGTGGATTTAACTCCAATAAATTCGATATCCCCGTGCTTCACGAGGAGTTTAGTCGTGTTGGATTTCCCTTTACACTTGAGGGAAGAAGATTAATTGACGCTCAAGTAATCTTTCATCGTATGGAGGAAAGAACTTTGAGTGCGGCCTATAAGTTTTACTGCGATAAGGACCTCGAGAACGCGCATAGCGCCCTGGCAGACTCCGAAGCAACTTTGGATGTGCTATTAGCCCAGGTAGAACGCTACCAAGAATTGCCTAAATCCAGTGCCGAATTACACGAATTCTCAAGAGGAAAATCTAAAAAGCTAGATATGGCTGGCAGATTTGCTTTAAATGATGAAGACGTTCCGGTTTTTAATTTTGGCAAACATAGAGGTAAGCCAGTAGAGGACGTTCTTAAAGATGAACCAGGTTATTATGGGTGGATGTTAAATGCCGAATTCCCCCAAAATACCAAAGACGTTTTGAAAAAAATTAAGGAGCAAATAGACCAGAAAAACAGCACAAAATAA